In Acanthochromis polyacanthus isolate Apoly-LR-REF ecotype Palm Island chromosome 9, KAUST_Apoly_ChrSc, whole genome shotgun sequence, the DNA window CCTTATCAGCCTTATATGACAGTTATTTTGAAGACTGTCATAAATGGCATGAGTGCATCCCTTTCCTAAACATGTGATATTAAACCCACAGTGTGCATAGTCTCAGGGGAAACCGGCTTGAATTCTTACAAAGCAGTCATGTTTCTTTTAGGTTCACTGATATGTGGGAACAGGTGTACTTtggaagagtcttttttttcttgttggctTTTTTCATTCATAGTATTTATCTATCCTCCAGTACTTTTAAAATCAAACGTGGCTTAAAGTCTGTCCTAATGTGCTTGTTAGCAGATGCGCCTGTAATGTTACCAATAGCTGAGCTGTTCATACTCTGATCAGAACTGGCCAAAACATATATTCTAGACAACTTTCAAATTTGTGTCTGTCAGTCCATCTTTGGTTTTAGACAGATTGACACTTGTCTGACATCTTTCAGTGCATTTCCAGTAGGCTAATGATTGTTGCTATTTTTACCCCCCCATGTCCTCCACACAGTTCACAGATGTGTGTTTTCTTAAACATCTTGCTGGCATCGATTTTAAAATAAGGACGTCTTTctcaaaaatctaattttcttgGTTTCCAAATTTAATATGTTGTTTATTTCGTATTTTATGCAAAAACATGATTGAAATAATTTACCAATATTCACATTtcgtttctgtttgtttttcagtgtcttgatttttttttgtttacagggTTGTATGATCTGAATAACATTTTAATTCTGATATTCTGTCTGCTGAAACTGACGCGATCAGCTGATGCTTTGAACAGAGAAGACATCTCATTCTGTTGGAGTAATTGGAACTACAGAAACATTGAGTCCTCTCTGATTTTACAGCAGTGTTACAGAGTAATGGTTGTTATGCCTTTCATATAATCATCACTGAGTGcaatcagctgttttctgtcacagctgACAAGTGTAATTATCAGCACGGTCTAAAACTAGGAAGCTGCTGTCTGAATGGTTGTATAGTGAGCTTTGTGAAGAAGAGTATCAACTCAGAAGTCACTCTGACTCTGGTTCATGCagatcatttattattttgacaCTTTGCCAATAATTCAAACTTGTATGTTTATGCTCAACATAGGTgtggctgatttttttcttgtgtttgtttttccctgCAGACCTTCAACAGCAACATATTTATGAGGAGCAGGTTTTCACTGACCACTCGTACTGTAAACAGGAGAGGAGCTTCTGTTTGGATCAGAAGGATCCAGACCGTCCGCAGATTAAAGAAGCACAGGAGAAACTCTGTATCAGCCGAGACCAGGACATCCTTCCACAGATTAAAGAGGAACAGAAGGAACTCTACTGCAGTCAGGAGAGAGAGCAGCTTGATGCCTTTATTGGGATTTCTGCTCATGAAGAAAGTGATTGCAGTGAACCAGAACCAATTAGTGGACAACTCCTCAGTCATAGATCTCGTTTAGCTGAGAGCTCAGACCAGGAAGGAAGCAAGCGTCCAAACTCTGGCTCAACAAACAATTTGGTGATGAAGACACATGACAGAAACAGCAGTCACAGTAATAATGTTGAAAGCTCTTCTATATCACAGATTCACTGCGATGCTGACACAGGGAAAAAGACTGAAATGTGTGATGTCTGTGGAAAAGCCTTTAAATGTAAGTTCAATTTCAAGAGACATTACAAaatccacacaggtgagaagccatttACTTGTGAAACGTGTGGGAAAAGTTTCACTCGAAGTCAACATGTGACTAatcacatgagaactcacacaggcgAGAAGCTGTACCTTTGTCAAGTCTGTGGAAAAAGGTTTTCTGATCTTGTGGCGTTCCAAATGCACAGAGCAATTCACAAAGATCAGAATCTGCATTATTGTAAAATCTGTGACAAAAGTTTCACTCAGCGTAGTAATTTCAGAGTCCACATGAAGGGCCACACGGGGCAGAAGCTGTATGCTTGTAAAATCTGTGAGAAACGTTTCGTTCGCTCTACTCATTTTAAAGACCACATGAAGGTCCACACGGGTGAGAGGTCGCTTTCTTGTAAAATTTGTGGccaaaatttcattcaaaatggTAATTTGAAAGtccacatgagaatccacacaggtgagaagccgtattgttgtaacacctgtgggaaaAGCTTCCGTTATAAAAGGTCCCTCTTGAGCCACATGAGAGTCCACACAGATGAGAAACCCAACCTTTGTAACAGGGGGGTAAAGATTTAGTGACCTTTCAGCATTTAGAAGTCATAAAACagtccacacaggtgagaagttGTAATGTTTGTAACACGTGGAAACACAGATGTGAAGTCATATTCTTAGATGTCCACTTTAAAATCCATGCAGATGAGAGGCTGTATTCCTGAAACATTTGAGAACTAAGCTCTAATCTGAGAGTTATTACAGTTTAAAGGTTGATGTTTGATATTTATGGTTCTGATGGTGAGGTCTATAATCAGCTGGTCACTGGAAACTCTCCCTGGTGCTCCACTACCAGCAGggtgcaaaaaaacacagatgagaGACAAGaacctgtttttctttatttttattttcattattttgaacCTATTCtttatttaatctttttatGTTGGACTCCACATGTCTGAGATAATTTGGAAAATGAGTCATATTTTATGTAAAgctgaaaataatgaaatagtTTTCAACACACAAGGAATTCTGACCTGTAGGGAGAAGAAATGTTTCAGAGTCTGCTGTTTCTCAGTCACCAGTGAAACTGATCAAACCTTTGAACAggttccatccattctctatacaccgctttatcctcactagggtcgcaggggctgctggagtctatcccagctgactctggtgaaggcaggggacaccctggacaggtcaccagtctgtcacagggctacatatacagacaaacaatcacactcacattcacacctacgggcaatttagagtcatcaattaacctcagcatatttttggactgtgggaggaagccggagtacccggagaaaacccacacatgcacagggagaacatgcaaactccatgcagaaagctcccaggcccaggccgggatttgaaccggggatcttcttgctggaaggcgaaagtgctaaccactacgtcactgtgcagccctttgaACAGGTTGATAAGGTTTAATTATTAGGCGTTATAATAGGTAGCCAGTTGAAATGGTCAGAACACATTGACACAATATTTAAGAAAATGGGTAATGGCATCTCTATGGTGAGAAAATGCCTTCCTTATGTTACTGAACACATT includes these proteins:
- the LOC127535335 gene encoding zinc finger protein 239-like isoform X1 is translated as MNICSDEVTMSSVQNLRELINERLTAAAEEIFREFEKTIVQYEEEIDRQRRLLDNIWKPQITQHTAVLPQVEICNEEDNNWKLQITLHTTELPLQQICKEEEVPAEQNVCNQERNSSVDQEDPEPPQMKEEHMEICTNLDQEDLEPPELKEEHEELCNSLDRQQSGQTAAADTSQKADSFMLVQYKSKCEELAREKFSISEDTIGHYEEATDCHRRPFNITKNLQIKLHRIDLQQQHIYEEQVFTDHSYCKQERSFCLDQKDPDRPQIKEAQEKLCISRDQDILPQIKEEQKELYCSQEREQLDAFIGISAHEESDCSEPEPISGQLLSHRSRLAESSDQEGSKRPNSGSTNNLVMKTHDRNSSHSNNVESSSISQIHCDADTGKKTEMCDVCGKAFKCKFNFKRHYKIHTGEKPFTCETCGKSFTRSQHVTNHMRTHTGEKLYLCQVCGKRFSDLVAFQMHRAIHKDQNLHYCKICDKSFTQRSNFRVHMKGHTGQKLYACKICEKRFVRSTHFKDHMKVHTGERSLSCKICGQNFIQNGNLKVHMRIHTGEKPYCCNTCGKSFRYKRSLLSHMRVHTDEKPNLCNRGVKI